The proteins below come from a single Tigriopus californicus strain San Diego chromosome 3, Tcal_SD_v2.1, whole genome shotgun sequence genomic window:
- the LOC131878237 gene encoding formin-binding protein 1-like (The sequence of the model RefSeq protein was modified relative to this genomic sequence to represent the inferred CDS: added 117 bases not found in genome assembly) has protein sequence MRTCWGTELWDKYQDLTSHTQRGIDFLESSVGSFIKERGKIEDQYAKSLRGLVKKFSIKDNPKPDEEFTYIKAYKKMLTEVGFEAGQHERLAEAYTQVCYKGVHDNVKKLKERKKRNTKDHDKICTELEQSFKAMDSSRSKFRKAFDEQEKAFAAIDRAEKDGGSTKNDISKLKKASNDKSRLCENAKGDYARQLVKTNDTQHKHYLERLPSLINDLQVLDQDRIEFIRSAILTKMSKRSEIEPIIKNCQDSIVSAIKEINPEDDTEIVIERYKSGDVPPNDFKFEDMSDPQSMLLSDPREKATNLNLYPRKKEIERAIEEAEHEHNKKTKEFKSLQQMVNTYKENPKFGSTKKFQSEIHTLEKDVAQLERHLDELRKELKSTESRLESIRSRSPMVGSPMLRGSLNRTPRSSQSSGSIKSSSLSLSSAAPMNTSPDPISSYEEINNSNNSNNYQNDHWDQDEFGDPSVPSVMPTFNGSTSGLSRCVAI, from the exons ATGAGGACCTGCTGGGGAACGGAATTGTGGGATAAATACCAAGACCTCACGAGTCACACCCAAAGAGGAATCGATTTTCTCGAGAGCTCCGTCGGGTCTTTCATCAAGGAACGGGGGAAAATCGAAGATCAATATGCCAAATCCCTGAGAGGATTGGTAAAGAAGTTCTCGATCAAAGATAATCCCAAACCCGACGAGGAGTTTACATATATCAAGGCCTACAAAAAG ATGTTAACAGAGGTCGGTTTCGAGGCTGGACAGCATGAGCGTCTGGCCGAAGCTTATACCCAGGTATGCTACAAAGGCGTCCATGATAATGTCAAGAAActaaaagagaggaagaagagaaacaCGAAAGATCACGACAAGATTTGCACGGAGCTAGAGCAATCCTTCAAAGCCATGGACTCGAGCCGAAGCAAATTCCGAAAGGCTTTCGATGAGCAAGAGAAGGCTTTTGCAGCCATCGACCGAGCTGAAAAGGACGGAGGGTCGACCAAAAACgatatttcaaagttgaaaaaagcGTCCAATGACAAAAGTCGCCTGTGTGAAAATGCCAAAGGAGACTATGCGCGACAATTAGTCAAAACCAATGATACCCAACACAAGCACTATTTGGAACGCCTGCCCAGCCTCATCAACGACCTTCAAGTGCTCGATCAAGATCGGATCGAGTTCATTCGGTCAGCGATactgacgaaaatgtcgaaaCGAAGCGAAATCGAGCCTATCATTAAGAACTGCCAGGATTCGATTGTCTCCGCCATTAAAGAAATCAACCCAGAGGATGACACAGAAATCGTCATTGAACGCTACAAATCCGGTGATGTGCCTcccaatgatttcaaattcgaGGACATGTCCGATCCTCAGTCCATGTTGTTGTCAGATCCCCGAGAAAAGGCCACCAACCTCAACTTATATCCGAGGAAGAAGGAGATAGAGCGTGCCATCGAAGAAGCTGAGCACGAGCACAACAAGAAGACGAAAGAGTTTAAAAGCTTGCAACAAATGGTCAATACTTACAAGGAAAAtccaaaatttggaagcaccaAAAAGTTTCAATCAGAAATTCACACATTGGAAAAGGATGTCGCTCAGCTTGAGCGCCATCTCGACGAACTGAGAAAAGAACTCAAGTCCACGGAGAGTCGCCTCGAGTCCATACGAAGTCGAAGTCCAATGGTGGGGAGTCCCATGCTCAGGGGAAGTCTAAATCGGACCCCACGGAGTAGTCAGAGCAGCGGGAGTATAAAATCGTCGAGTCTCTCCTTAAGCTCTGCCGCACCTATGAACACGTCTCCGGATCCCATCTCATCTTATGAGGAAATCAACAATAGCAACAAT